The following are encoded together in the Pseudidiomarina andamanensis genome:
- a CDS encoding LuxR C-terminal-related transcriptional regulator produces the protein MTDFIIAIPSDLLRAGMYTTLSSHNNKYRVVASVSTINDLRDEVKNHPFAAVILSSQLAGDGTIESWRRLHRRHTDLQIILWAENFQDVLDFQCNTNKVDGFLLANARYEEFERACANVSRGQMYVASEVAEYLAKNPRSQSFRRLLKSLSDRELQVTQMLGRGIRVVDIAKYLNISSKTVNTFRYRIFSKLGVAGDVELTHLAIQSGLVEIDPTQRYD, from the coding sequence ATGACCGACTTTATCATTGCAATACCGAGTGATTTGTTGCGTGCAGGAATGTATACAACACTAAGCTCACATAATAATAAATACCGAGTAGTAGCAAGTGTTTCGACCATAAATGATTTACGTGATGAGGTAAAAAATCATCCGTTTGCAGCTGTCATTTTATCTAGTCAACTTGCAGGTGATGGGACGATAGAAAGTTGGCGCCGTTTACACCGACGACACACTGATCTTCAGATCATTCTCTGGGCTGAAAATTTTCAAGATGTACTGGATTTTCAATGTAACACCAACAAAGTAGATGGCTTTTTGTTAGCGAATGCTCGTTATGAAGAGTTTGAACGGGCATGTGCCAATGTGAGCCGTGGTCAAATGTATGTTGCGAGTGAGGTTGCTGAATATCTGGCGAAAAACCCTCGCAGTCAAAGCTTTCGACGGCTACTTAAATCACTAAGTGATCGTGAGTTGCAAGTGACCCAAATGCTAGGGCGCGGCATTCGCGTAGTGGATATTGCCAAGTATCTGAATATTAGTAGTAAAACAGTAAATACCTTCCGTTATCGTATTTTTAGCAAACTTGGTGTCGCAGGAGATGTCGAATTAACGCATCTTGCGATACAATCAGGGCTTGTTGAAATAGACCCAACGCAAAGGTATGACTGA
- a CDS encoding thioesterase family protein, with product MLFTDVLKQIDQSAEQTIQLPEGWGQGRALFGGITAAIAWQHAHHGASAEQALRAFTVSFVAPIQPGTAVLKRRVLREGKNVTQIAVEIEQNNAVVLAALASYGRSRPSAVRVTDTPTAQVPSREHGPGFPKIAALPEFTHHYDYSVAVGGLPFTGNKSREFGGWMRYSNEQQPMTIGLLLGLVDAWPPALLPHLSEPAPASSLTWTIEFPEPIDSQKSSHDWWQYVAYIDYAADGYGHTHAHIWDDHGKLVAISRQTVTVFG from the coding sequence ATGTTATTTACGGATGTATTGAAGCAAATTGATCAATCAGCAGAGCAAACCATTCAGCTTCCAGAAGGTTGGGGGCAGGGGCGTGCGTTATTTGGTGGAATTACAGCGGCAATCGCATGGCAGCATGCGCATCATGGAGCCAGTGCAGAGCAGGCGCTTCGTGCATTTACGGTATCTTTTGTCGCGCCAATTCAACCCGGAACGGCAGTGTTAAAGCGGCGTGTATTGCGTGAAGGGAAAAACGTCACGCAAATTGCTGTCGAGATTGAGCAAAATAACGCAGTTGTCCTTGCTGCCCTAGCTAGTTATGGACGATCTCGCCCTTCAGCTGTTCGCGTTACCGATACGCCAACAGCACAAGTACCTTCTCGAGAACACGGACCAGGATTTCCGAAAATAGCAGCGCTGCCTGAATTTACCCATCATTACGATTATTCGGTAGCGGTAGGTGGGTTGCCTTTTACGGGCAATAAATCACGCGAATTTGGTGGTTGGATGCGATATAGCAACGAACAACAACCGATGACAATTGGATTACTGCTCGGTTTAGTCGATGCATGGCCACCAGCGTTGTTACCACATTTGAGTGAACCGGCTCCAGCGAGCTCATTGACATGGACTATTGAGTTTCCAGAACCCATTGATTCGCAAAAGAGCAGTCATGATTGGTGGCAATATGTTGCTTATATCGATTACGCCGCAGACGGTTATGGGCATACCCATGCGCATATATGGGATGATCACGGTAAATTAGTCGCCATCAGCCGACAAACCGTGACGGTGTTTGGTTAG
- a CDS encoding Bax inhibitor-1/YccA family protein, whose translation MSNQAHISTSQRSETVLQTNKVLRNTYMLLGLTLAFSALTAFLSASMNLPHPGFIITLVGFYGLLFLVHKTANSGVGLIATFALTGFMGYTLGPILGMISAIGPAGDQIIMTALGGTALIFFALSAYVLTTKKDMSFLGGMMMALFVVLIVAFIANIFLNMPALSLTLSALFILFSAGAILMQTSAIIHGGERNYVLATVTLYVSIYNIFVSLLNILMAFGGDE comes from the coding sequence ATGAGTAACCAAGCTCACATTTCAACCTCGCAGCGCAGTGAGACAGTATTACAGACTAATAAAGTATTGCGTAATACGTATATGCTGCTCGGTCTTACCCTCGCATTTAGTGCGCTTACCGCATTCTTATCGGCGAGCATGAATCTGCCTCACCCAGGCTTCATTATCACCTTGGTTGGCTTTTATGGCTTGTTGTTCTTAGTTCACAAAACTGCCAATAGCGGCGTTGGTTTAATTGCAACATTCGCTTTGACAGGCTTCATGGGCTACACCCTTGGGCCTATTCTTGGCATGATTAGCGCGATTGGTCCTGCTGGCGATCAGATTATTATGACCGCGCTGGGCGGCACCGCATTAATTTTCTTTGCGTTATCGGCTTACGTGCTAACAACGAAGAAAGATATGTCGTTTTTAGGCGGCATGATGATGGCGCTATTTGTTGTACTCATTGTCGCGTTTATCGCTAACATTTTCTTGAATATGCCGGCATTAAGCTTGACGTTGTCAGCGTTATTCATCTTGTTCTCAGCTGGTGCTATTTTAATGCAAACCAGTGCGATTATTCATGGTGGCGAGCGCAACTACGTTTTAGCAACCGTAACGCTTTACGTTTCTATTTATAATATCTTCGTCAGCCTATTGAATATTCTTATGGCATTCGGCGGCGACGAATAA
- a CDS encoding DsrE family protein gives MARIVIALHAAPAADTPAQHRSLLAYHYAQAALVSGHQIDMVFFYSDAVLHAAKLDNSGEAHQAVTQWQKFATQHNVPLVICNTVAEVDHQMTTENLVAPFQNGGLTEFSMAAAAADHVIQF, from the coding sequence GTGGCGCGGATTGTCATCGCTTTACATGCAGCTCCTGCTGCTGACACCCCAGCCCAACATCGCAGCCTGTTAGCGTACCATTACGCGCAGGCTGCGCTCGTTTCTGGGCATCAAATTGACATGGTCTTTTTCTACAGTGACGCTGTTTTACATGCAGCTAAGCTCGATAATTCTGGCGAAGCACATCAAGCAGTAACGCAGTGGCAAAAGTTTGCAACGCAACATAACGTACCGCTGGTTATTTGTAATACAGTAGCCGAAGTCGACCACCAAATGACGACTGAAAATTTGGTCGCACCGTTTCAAAATGGCGGCTTAACTGAATTTTCTATGGCTGCAGCAGCTGCCGATCACGTGATCCAATTTTAA
- a CDS encoding DsrE family protein, giving the protein MSIAVIQTKNAKHNAAWHGQDMLLALASMDLNPQLILTGGGIELWLNNHDETRNNRSLQKRYTMLELFDCPAPWVNQRELDTTGYAANDFIAEVKILDDEEWQQRLAELTKVLTY; this is encoded by the coding sequence GTGAGTATTGCCGTTATTCAAACCAAAAATGCAAAGCACAACGCCGCCTGGCACGGTCAAGATATGTTGCTCGCATTGGCGAGCATGGATCTCAATCCACAACTCATTCTCACCGGCGGCGGCATAGAATTATGGTTAAACAACCATGATGAAACTCGCAATAATCGTTCACTGCAAAAACGTTATACCATGCTCGAATTATTCGACTGCCCTGCCCCTTGGGTAAATCAGCGAGAGCTTGATACAACGGGTTATGCTGCCAATGATTTTATCGCTGAAGTTAAAATTCTCGACGATGAAGAGTGGCAGCAGCGACTTGCAGAATTAACCAAAGTTCTTACCTACTAA
- a CDS encoding TusE/DsrC/DsvC family sulfur relay protein, producing the protein MFELNGRQYETDKHEYLANFDEWSPELAEYIAALESIELTDAHWEVVHFVREFYQTYDTSPAMRVLVKAIGQSLGADKANSMYLYKLFPKGPAKQATRIAGLPKPAKCI; encoded by the coding sequence ATGTTTGAGTTGAACGGACGCCAATATGAAACGGATAAGCACGAGTATTTAGCGAATTTTGATGAATGGTCGCCGGAACTTGCTGAGTATATTGCTGCGCTAGAATCTATCGAGCTGACCGATGCGCATTGGGAAGTTGTTCATTTCGTGCGGGAATTTTATCAAACTTACGATACCAGCCCTGCTATGCGGGTATTGGTCAAAGCCATTGGGCAGAGTTTGGGAGCTGATAAAGCTAACAGTATGTATTTATACAAATTATTCCCAAAGGGTCCTGCGAAGCAAGCAACGCGCATAGCGGGCTTACCTAAGCCCGCCAAGTGCATTTAG
- the serS gene encoding serine--tRNA ligase, with product MLDAKLFRSELTETAERLKTTRGFELDVARLDALENQRKDLQVRTETLQAERNSRSKAIGQAKAKGEDIAPLLAAVDDLGAQLEAAKQELTDVQNELQAIIAGVPNLPDAEVPLGTDEDDNIEVSRWGEPRQFDFEPQDHVDVASALNNGMDFDAGSKLAGARFVVLRGHIARLHRALTQFMLDLHTTEHGYQETYVPYLVNHDTLFGTGQLPKFGEDLFHVQGATENQVPLSLIPTAEVPLTNLWRDEIADESHLPLQYAAHTPCFRSEAGSHGRDTRGLIRQHQFDKVELVWLVKPEDSMEALEKLTGHAEKVLQLLELPYRKVLLCTGDMGFGAAKTYDLEVWLPTQNKYREISSCSNMWDFQARRMQARFRRKGAKKPELMHTLNGSGLAVGRTLVALLENYQQADGSVVIPAALQPYMGGVTQISAS from the coding sequence ATGTTAGACGCTAAGTTATTTCGTAGTGAACTCACTGAAACTGCAGAACGTCTTAAAACGACACGCGGTTTTGAATTAGATGTTGCACGCCTTGATGCGCTGGAGAATCAGCGTAAAGACTTGCAAGTTCGTACAGAAACACTTCAAGCAGAGCGTAATTCCCGATCGAAAGCGATTGGCCAGGCGAAAGCAAAAGGCGAAGATATTGCGCCATTGTTGGCCGCAGTGGATGATCTCGGTGCGCAATTGGAAGCGGCCAAACAAGAACTCACAGATGTTCAAAATGAATTACAGGCCATTATCGCTGGCGTACCAAATTTGCCAGACGCGGAAGTACCATTAGGTACCGATGAAGACGACAACATAGAAGTTAGCCGCTGGGGTGAGCCGCGTCAGTTTGATTTTGAACCGCAAGATCATGTCGATGTGGCTTCGGCGTTGAATAACGGTATGGATTTCGATGCGGGTTCAAAACTCGCGGGAGCTCGTTTTGTCGTGTTGCGTGGTCACATTGCACGTTTGCACCGTGCATTAACCCAATTCATGCTGGATTTGCACACCACTGAACACGGCTATCAAGAAACTTATGTGCCATATTTAGTGAACCATGACACGTTGTTTGGTACCGGACAGTTGCCTAAATTTGGCGAGGACTTGTTCCATGTGCAAGGCGCAACAGAAAATCAGGTTCCACTGTCGTTGATTCCAACCGCAGAAGTGCCATTGACGAATTTATGGCGTGATGAGATTGCCGACGAAAGTCACTTACCATTGCAGTACGCAGCGCATACGCCATGTTTCCGCAGTGAGGCTGGTTCACACGGCCGTGATACCCGCGGACTGATTCGTCAGCATCAATTTGATAAAGTTGAGCTGGTGTGGTTGGTGAAGCCAGAAGATTCAATGGAAGCACTAGAGAAACTGACAGGGCACGCTGAGAAAGTCCTCCAGTTGCTCGAGCTGCCATATCGTAAAGTATTGTTGTGTACTGGCGATATGGGCTTTGGTGCCGCAAAAACCTACGACTTAGAGGTTTGGTTACCAACGCAGAATAAGTACCGTGAAATCAGTTCCTGCTCAAATATGTGGGATTTCCAAGCCCGCCGTATGCAGGCACGATTCCGCCGTAAAGGTGCGAAAAAGCCTGAATTAATGCACACATTAAACGGCTCCGGTTTGGCGGTAGGGCGTACGTTGGTGGCATTACTAGAGAACTACCAGCAAGCAGACGGTTCTGTTGTGATTCCTGCGGCGCTTCAGCCGTATATGGGTGGTGTGACGCAAATCAGCGCGTCATAA
- the crcB gene encoding fluoride efflux transporter CrcB, with protein MINFMWVALGGAIGAMGRYGMGLWLINLSKLFPFATLIVNITGSFLLALLFAWQIQQEGANQQLWLLFGVGVLGAFTTFSTFSLDVVLMVQQGDWLKAILYALLNTFGCIAAVLLALWLKS; from the coding sequence ATGATTAATTTTATGTGGGTAGCTTTAGGTGGAGCCATTGGCGCTATGGGGCGATATGGTATGGGATTATGGCTAATTAATCTCAGCAAATTATTTCCTTTCGCCACACTAATCGTTAACATAACAGGCTCGTTTTTACTGGCTCTTTTATTCGCTTGGCAAATTCAACAAGAAGGCGCGAACCAACAGCTGTGGTTGCTATTTGGCGTTGGGGTTTTAGGTGCCTTTACGACATTTTCGACGTTTTCGCTTGATGTCGTACTGATGGTGCAACAAGGCGACTGGTTAAAGGCCATTTTGTACGCACTTTTGAATACTTTTGGATGCATTGCTGCGGTGCTGTTAGCGCTGTGGTTAAAGTCATAA
- a CDS encoding replication-associated recombination protein A encodes MTNANGRLDLEPDFRPLAARMRPRRLDEYIGQSHLLAPGKPLYEAINRGLLHSMILWGPPGTGKTTLAEMVAHSAEATLDRISAVTAGVKDIRAAIDTAKQRAQSQQRRTVLFVDEVHRFNKSQQDAFLPHIEDGTIIFVGATTENPAFELNNALLSRTRVYRLKHLDDADIEHVLRQALEDTERGLGERRLQVADDAFNYLIYAAAGDARRALNFLEICADAAVSNQIKLELVQEAVGSRQAVFDKQGDAYYELLSALHKSVRGSSPDGALYWYARILQGGGDPLIVARRVLAIASEDIGNADPRAIQLALNAWDTFTRVGPAEGERAIAQALIFCAMAPKSNAVYNAFNQAKKLAEQYPDLPVPKHLTNAPTTLHKAEGYGVDYRYAHDYPHAFVAGERYLPSAIAEIQLYQPNDRGLEKQLQEKLNWMNLQHQTSSWQRGEDD; translated from the coding sequence ATGACCAACGCTAACGGTCGTTTAGACTTAGAGCCTGATTTTAGGCCGCTAGCTGCAAGAATGCGGCCACGGCGGCTTGATGAATACATTGGGCAGTCGCATCTTTTAGCCCCTGGTAAGCCGCTTTATGAAGCGATCAACCGGGGGCTTTTGCATTCCATGATTCTGTGGGGGCCACCAGGTACAGGGAAAACAACCTTAGCCGAGATGGTGGCGCATAGTGCCGAAGCGACACTCGATAGAATTAGTGCGGTGACAGCCGGTGTCAAAGACATTCGAGCAGCGATTGATACGGCGAAACAACGTGCTCAGTCACAACAGCGGCGCACCGTATTGTTTGTGGATGAAGTGCATCGTTTTAATAAAAGCCAACAAGACGCATTTTTGCCGCATATCGAAGATGGCACCATTATCTTTGTCGGCGCAACCACTGAAAATCCAGCGTTCGAGCTGAACAACGCTTTGTTATCACGTACTCGGGTTTATCGCTTAAAGCATCTCGATGACGCCGATATTGAACACGTGCTTCGCCAAGCTCTTGAAGATACGGAACGCGGCCTTGGAGAGCGGCGCTTGCAGGTTGCCGATGATGCGTTCAACTATTTGATTTATGCGGCGGCTGGTGATGCGCGACGCGCGCTAAATTTTCTTGAGATATGCGCTGATGCAGCTGTTAGTAATCAGATAAAGTTAGAACTTGTTCAAGAGGCAGTTGGTAGCCGCCAAGCAGTGTTTGATAAACAAGGCGATGCCTATTATGAATTGCTCTCAGCATTGCACAAATCAGTGCGAGGCTCATCTCCTGATGGTGCGTTGTATTGGTATGCGCGCATCTTACAAGGTGGTGGCGATCCACTCATTGTCGCACGGCGAGTATTAGCCATTGCATCAGAAGATATTGGCAATGCTGATCCGCGCGCCATACAGCTTGCTTTGAACGCATGGGATACCTTTACGCGTGTTGGACCCGCTGAAGGCGAACGGGCCATTGCACAGGCTTTAATCTTTTGTGCGATGGCGCCGAAAAGTAACGCTGTTTATAACGCTTTTAATCAAGCGAAAAAACTGGCTGAGCAATATCCAGATTTACCAGTGCCGAAACACCTAACCAATGCGCCAACAACGCTTCATAAAGCCGAAGGCTATGGCGTCGACTATCGATATGCCCATGATTACCCACATGCTTTTGTTGCCGGCGAACGTTACTTGCCGAGTGCGATTGCAGAGATACAGTTGTATCAGCCGAATGATCGCGGGTTAGAAAAACAACTACAAGAAAAACTTAATTGGATGAACCTGCAGCATCAAACAAGTTCATGGCAGCGGGGCGAAGATGATTAA
- the lolA gene encoding outer membrane lipoprotein chaperone LolA, with protein MNVFKKVSKVFVGSIAGTLLSAGLVFPAIGSEADRQALLTRLDGLTTLEADFSQEVTDVNGELVQQLHGHMALARPNLLHWQTDAPDETLMVADGQNLWYYNPFVEQVTVYAQADAVAQSPLLLLLNGDSQAWADYEVKAEANSYALQPLPSADSTQSLQLVFNEQGNAAQLQRIILDDGQGQISTIELDNVQLNRALSRDLFKFEVPEGIDVDDQR; from the coding sequence ATGAACGTATTTAAGAAAGTTTCGAAGGTCTTTGTAGGCTCTATTGCCGGTACGCTATTGAGCGCAGGTTTGGTTTTCCCTGCAATAGGTTCAGAAGCAGACCGTCAAGCGTTGCTGACGCGTCTTGATGGTTTAACAACCCTAGAAGCTGACTTTTCGCAGGAAGTGACCGATGTGAATGGTGAGTTGGTTCAACAATTACATGGCCATATGGCGTTAGCTCGCCCGAATTTATTGCATTGGCAAACCGATGCACCAGATGAGACCTTGATGGTCGCAGATGGTCAGAATCTTTGGTATTACAATCCATTTGTTGAGCAGGTGACGGTGTATGCACAAGCTGATGCTGTAGCACAGAGCCCGTTGTTGCTTTTACTAAATGGTGACAGCCAAGCGTGGGCTGACTACGAAGTCAAAGCAGAAGCTAATAGTTACGCCTTGCAGCCATTGCCAAGTGCCGATAGCACGCAGAGTTTGCAACTGGTGTTTAATGAACAAGGCAATGCTGCGCAGTTGCAACGTATTATCCTTGATGATGGTCAAGGACAAATTAGTACGATTGAACTTGATAACGTGCAGTTAAACCGTGCGTTAAGCCGTGATTTATTCAAATTTGAGGTGCCGGAAGGCATTGACGTGGATGACCAACGCTAA
- a CDS encoding DNA translocase FtsK, which translates to MSGVQRVLEVGLLLCGAFAIFLFLALASFNPADPSWSQTAYEGSIHNAAGAIGAWFADALLFAFGFVAYLIPFGLASLGYMMFRQPHKLLELDYLAVGLRLIGLVLTLVGASALAALNFSDIYSFSAGGVVGDVISSSLLPYFNLIGTTLLLLTFLCTGLTLVTGISWIWLADKLGEVTITGTLGLIGITKKLLNKARNYERPVKADKSKAPEKLSPSQKTLPATTIRQEPELDLDMTLSALDDDEPFLDEQNADDFKAAKEVPKKADDARFKPKPKKPAAVDDTTTDDDGGDAPVLSVDPLPSIELLDRPNKTGNPLTPEELQQISQTVEAVLQDFGVEVKVANVQPGPVITRFELDLAPGVKVSKISNLDKDIARSLSAISVRVVEVIPGKSYVGLELPNKSRETVFFSEVIACDAFQQSQSPLTMVLGKGISGAPVVVDLAKMPHLLVAGTTGSGKSVGVNVMILSLLYKSSPEDVRLIMIDPKMLELSVYEGIPHLLTEVVTDMKDAANALRWCVGEMERRYKLMSALGVRNLKGYNQKVQEAKDAGEPLRDPIWKPGDSMDELPPYLEKLPSIVVVIDEFADMMMIVGKKVEELIARIAQKARAAGIHLILATQRPSVDVITGLIKANIPTRIAFQVQSKIDSRTILDQPGADQLLGQGDMLYLPPGSGVPTRVHGAFVDDHEVHAVVADWKKRGKPNYLDEILNGSLDEDNLLPGEQLDLGDEDSDPLYDEAVAFVTETRRVSVSSVQRKFRIGYNRAARIVEQMEATGVVSSAGNNGQREVLAPRPPRD; encoded by the coding sequence GCAGACCCAAGTTGGTCACAAACAGCCTACGAAGGAAGTATTCATAATGCTGCCGGCGCTATTGGCGCTTGGTTCGCTGATGCGTTGCTGTTTGCCTTTGGTTTTGTTGCCTACTTAATTCCGTTCGGGTTGGCTTCTCTCGGCTATATGATGTTTCGTCAGCCGCATAAATTACTCGAGCTCGATTATTTAGCCGTTGGCCTGCGTTTAATTGGTTTAGTACTCACCTTGGTAGGGGCTTCAGCGCTGGCTGCGCTCAACTTTAGCGATATTTATTCGTTTTCGGCCGGCGGTGTGGTTGGCGACGTAATCAGTTCGTCATTACTGCCGTACTTCAATCTGATTGGCACAACGCTGTTGTTATTAACCTTTTTGTGCACTGGGTTAACGCTAGTCACGGGTATTTCTTGGATTTGGTTAGCAGATAAGCTGGGCGAGGTCACCATTACCGGAACGCTTGGTCTTATTGGTATAACCAAAAAACTGCTGAACAAAGCTCGAAATTACGAGCGCCCAGTAAAAGCTGACAAATCGAAGGCTCCTGAGAAATTATCGCCGAGCCAAAAGACATTGCCGGCAACGACAATTCGGCAGGAACCTGAACTCGATTTGGATATGACATTATCGGCGCTAGACGATGACGAACCATTTCTTGACGAACAAAATGCAGATGACTTTAAAGCAGCCAAAGAAGTCCCGAAAAAAGCTGACGACGCTCGCTTTAAACCAAAACCTAAGAAGCCCGCAGCTGTTGATGACACAACAACCGACGACGATGGTGGCGATGCGCCAGTTTTAAGCGTCGATCCGTTGCCATCGATTGAGTTGCTTGATCGGCCAAATAAAACCGGTAACCCGTTAACGCCAGAAGAATTACAGCAAATTAGTCAAACTGTTGAAGCGGTATTGCAAGATTTCGGGGTTGAAGTGAAGGTTGCTAACGTGCAGCCGGGGCCAGTAATTACGCGTTTTGAACTTGATTTGGCGCCAGGTGTAAAGGTTTCAAAAATTTCTAACCTCGATAAAGATATAGCGCGTTCGCTAAGTGCCATATCGGTGCGGGTGGTGGAAGTGATTCCCGGCAAATCATATGTTGGCTTGGAATTACCGAATAAGTCGCGAGAGACCGTTTTCTTTAGTGAAGTCATAGCTTGTGATGCATTCCAACAGAGCCAATCGCCATTAACTATGGTGCTTGGTAAGGGCATTTCAGGTGCACCAGTGGTCGTTGACCTTGCCAAAATGCCGCATTTGTTGGTAGCAGGTACCACCGGCTCAGGTAAATCAGTCGGTGTGAACGTGATGATTCTCAGCTTGCTCTATAAGAGTTCACCTGAGGATGTTCGCTTGATTATGATTGACCCGAAAATGCTTGAGCTTTCAGTATACGAGGGCATTCCGCACTTGCTGACAGAAGTTGTTACCGACATGAAAGATGCCGCGAACGCGCTGCGTTGGTGTGTTGGTGAAATGGAACGTCGTTACAAACTCATGTCAGCCCTTGGTGTACGTAACCTGAAAGGCTATAACCAAAAGGTTCAGGAAGCGAAGGACGCTGGTGAACCGTTGCGCGACCCTATTTGGAAGCCGGGTGATTCAATGGATGAATTGCCACCGTATTTGGAGAAGTTGCCAAGTATTGTGGTGGTCATTGACGAATTTGCTGACATGATGATGATTGTCGGTAAGAAAGTTGAAGAGCTTATTGCGCGTATCGCACAAAAGGCTCGAGCGGCGGGAATCCATTTGATTTTGGCAACGCAACGACCATCTGTCGACGTGATTACTGGCTTGATAAAGGCCAATATTCCAACGCGTATTGCGTTTCAAGTACAATCAAAAATTGATTCGCGCACGATTCTTGATCAGCCAGGTGCGGATCAGTTGTTGGGGCAGGGTGATATGCTGTATCTGCCGCCAGGTAGCGGTGTTCCTACGCGGGTACATGGTGCTTTTGTGGATGACCATGAAGTTCACGCCGTGGTTGCCGATTGGAAAAAACGCGGTAAGCCAAACTATCTGGATGAAATTCTCAACGGCAGTTTAGACGAAGACAACTTATTGCCTGGCGAACAACTTGATCTCGGCGATGAAGATAGTGACCCGCTTTACGATGAAGCGGTTGCATTTGTGACTGAAACGCGACGTGTTTCGGTTTCAAGTGTGCAGCGAAAATTCAGAATTGGTTACAATCGTGCAGCGCGTATTGTGGAACAAATGGAGGCGACAGGTGTCGTTAGTAGTGCCGGAAATAACGGCCAACGCGAAGTTCTCGCCCCGCGCCCACCGCGCGATTAA